One window of the Desulfobulbaceae bacterium genome contains the following:
- the fliQ gene encoding flagellar biosynthesis protein FliQ has protein sequence MTSLEAINLGHDAVFISLLVSTPLLAIALIVGLAIAIFQATTQIQEMTLTFVPKIVAVMFALLFFASWMTIKLTDYTHDLFIRIPDLIR, from the coding sequence ATGACCTCCTTAGAAGCAATTAACCTCGGCCATGATGCTGTCTTTATCTCACTGCTTGTTTCAACGCCCCTGCTGGCAATCGCCCTCATTGTTGGTCTGGCGATTGCAATTTTTCAGGCGACCACCCAGATACAAGAGATGACACTTACCTTCGTTCCTAAAATTGTTGCCGTCATGTTTGCTCTTTTATTTTTTGCCTCGTGGATGACAATTAAATTAACAGACTACACCCATGACCTTTTCATCAGGATTCCCGATCTTATTCGGTAA
- the fliP gene encoding flagellar type III secretion system pore protein FliP (The bacterial flagellar biogenesis protein FliP forms a type III secretion system (T3SS)-type pore required for flagellar assembly.) produces MLKKAIVLSLVTLSSLLVLPDPGKAIQIPTLQIGLGEANNPGEVSVLIEILLIFTVLSMAPAILLMMTCFTRLVVAFSFLKKALGTQTTPPNQVLIGLSLFLTLFIMTPVFTQMNTTAIKPYLDEQISLEEAMEAGIKPLRSFMFKQTREKDLALFISIADLKKPENKDEVPTSVLIPAFMISELKTSFEIGFVLFLPFLVIDMVVASILLSMGMMMLPPIMISLPFKVLLFVLVDGWYLIVGSLIKSFGV; encoded by the coding sequence ATGCTTAAAAAAGCAATAGTGCTTTCTCTCGTGACCCTTTCAAGCCTGCTTGTTTTACCTGATCCAGGAAAGGCGATTCAAATTCCAACGCTACAGATTGGTCTTGGTGAGGCGAACAACCCGGGTGAAGTCTCTGTTCTCATTGAAATCCTCTTAATCTTTACAGTACTGTCAATGGCTCCTGCCATACTATTAATGATGACCTGCTTCACGCGCCTGGTTGTCGCCTTTTCCTTTCTCAAAAAGGCACTAGGCACCCAGACAACCCCTCCGAACCAGGTCTTAATCGGTCTTTCCCTGTTTTTAACCCTGTTCATTATGACCCCGGTTTTCACTCAAATGAACACAACAGCAATCAAACCGTATTTAGACGAACAGATCTCTCTTGAAGAAGCCATGGAGGCAGGTATAAAGCCACTGCGCTCCTTCATGTTCAAGCAGACCAGGGAAAAAGACCTTGCCCTGTTTATCTCGATCGCCGATCTCAAAAAACCTGAAAACAAGGATGAGGTGCCAACCTCTGTATTAATCCCCGCCTTTATGATCAGTGAGTTAAAGACATCGTTTGAAATCGGCTTTGTACTTTTCCTGCCTTTTCTGGTCATTGACATGGTCGTTGCCAGTATCCTCCTGTCTATGGGTATGATGATGCTGCCGCCGATTATGATCTCTTTGCCTTTCAAGGTATTACTTTTTGTGCTGGTTGACGGCTGGTATTTAATCGTGGGCTCGCTGATCAAGAGTTTTGGAGTGTAA
- a CDS encoding flagellar biosynthetic protein FliO — translation MKNQLLSPRPLTMLVCVGFIIKAQTCLAIDPASTTLPTTLSSDLRETTSLIAELFKVMGSLAVVVGIMLLLFFLFKKSAFNKGLSAAGSLINVVESRMIAPKKYIAVVEIANKYVAVGITDNSITLLTDLESSVLHNANRSGQKSAASPFSGMLKKATRAIQKRPQSADSRGEEATDA, via the coding sequence ATGAAAAACCAACTCCTCTCTCCCAGGCCTTTAACAATGTTAGTTTGTGTTGGTTTTATCATAAAAGCACAAACCTGCCTGGCAATCGATCCTGCTTCCACCACCCTGCCGACAACCTTATCGAGCGACCTTCGTGAAACAACCTCCCTTATAGCCGAACTCTTCAAGGTTATGGGTTCTCTTGCTGTGGTAGTGGGGATTATGCTTCTGCTTTTCTTTCTTTTTAAAAAATCTGCCTTTAACAAAGGCCTTTCAGCGGCTGGATCGTTAATCAATGTGGTCGAGTCACGCATGATAGCCCCTAAAAAGTATATTGCCGTTGTTGAAATAGCCAACAAGTACGTTGCAGTTGGAATTACGGATAACAGTATTACGTTACTAACAGATCTAGAAAGCTCGGTGCTGCACAATGCCAACAGGTCCGGACAAAAAAGTGCGGCCTCACCATTTTCAGGAATGTTAAAAAAGGCCACCCGGGCCATACAAAAAAGACCACAATCAGCAGACAGTCGTGGTGAGGAGGCTACAGATGCTTAA
- the fliN gene encoding flagellar motor switch protein FliN, translated as MAGKPTDDAGDDWATELEDQNGGTPVSFDELGVGSTDQEGAHNLDFLLDIPLEVTVELGRTKMMINNMLHLTQGSVIELSKTAGEPVEIYVNSKLLGKGEVIVVNERFGIRITEIISQADRIKNIG; from the coding sequence ATGGCAGGTAAACCTACTGACGACGCTGGAGACGACTGGGCAACAGAGTTAGAGGATCAGAATGGCGGCACACCAGTAAGCTTTGATGAGTTAGGTGTTGGTTCTACGGACCAGGAGGGTGCCCATAACCTGGATTTTCTGCTGGACATCCCTCTTGAAGTTACCGTTGAACTCGGCAGAACTAAAATGATGATCAACAACATGCTGCATCTTACCCAGGGCTCGGTAATTGAACTTAGCAAGACTGCAGGCGAGCCTGTTGAAATTTATGTCAACAGCAAACTCCTTGGCAAAGGTGAAGTAATTGTTGTTAACGAACGCTTCGGCATTCGAATCACTGAAATTATCAGCCAGGCCGATCGGATTAAGAATATCGGATAA
- the fliM gene encoding flagellar motor switch protein FliM has translation MMEQILSQDEVDALLKGISGGDIEEPEEDISEEDLGHTVYDFSRQQSIVQTKMPAMEVINDTFLRSMRSSLANTLRKIIDITSVPMELERFGAFVRTLPVPSSLQIFKMEPFRGHALFVLEPKLVFALVETFLGGTGSRNIRIEGRDFTAIEQRLIHRVINILLNDLEKAWYSLHPVKVQYVRSEINPQFAKICEPEDVVLINRYEVDMDRAVGSITTCIPLANLESVKSKLTTSFQREQSEEDILLENTLKENIKNVPLEIKVELGKALIPAGDIIELDVGDIIQLDRRKDDLLPCYLGNVRKFMGTPGLHRGNKAFLIKRLVFDQERD, from the coding sequence ATTATGGAACAGATATTAAGCCAAGACGAGGTCGATGCCCTATTAAAAGGTATTTCGGGCGGAGACATTGAGGAACCAGAAGAAGATATAAGCGAGGAAGACCTTGGCCATACCGTCTATGACTTCAGCCGGCAACAAAGTATTGTGCAAACGAAAATGCCGGCGATGGAAGTCATCAACGACACTTTCCTGCGCTCAATGCGATCCTCTCTGGCCAACACACTTCGTAAAATTATCGATATCACCTCCGTCCCTATGGAACTTGAGCGTTTTGGTGCCTTTGTCAGAACCCTGCCGGTACCAAGCAGTCTCCAGATATTCAAAATGGAACCCTTCAGGGGGCACGCTTTATTTGTCCTGGAACCAAAACTTGTTTTCGCCTTGGTAGAAACCTTTCTTGGCGGAACTGGCTCAAGGAATATCAGAATTGAGGGCCGTGATTTTACCGCCATCGAACAACGTCTCATTCATCGTGTCATCAACATCTTGCTTAACGACCTTGAAAAGGCTTGGTACTCCCTGCATCCGGTTAAAGTTCAGTATGTACGGAGCGAAATCAACCCCCAGTTTGCCAAAATTTGCGAACCTGAGGATGTCGTCCTCATCAACCGCTATGAAGTCGACATGGATCGAGCCGTTGGCAGTATCACCACCTGCATTCCGCTTGCTAACCTGGAATCTGTGAAATCAAAGCTGACAACCTCATTTCAGAGAGAACAAAGTGAAGAGGATATTCTTCTTGAGAATACCCTTAAAGAAAATATTAAAAATGTTCCTCTGGAGATCAAGGTCGAGCTTGGTAAAGCGCTAATTCCCGCCGGTGATATCATTGAACTTGACGTAGGTGACATTATTCAACTCGATCGAAGAAAAGATGACCTGCTCCCCTGCTACCTGGGAAATGTCCGAAAGTTTATGGGGACACCAGGACTGCACAGGGGTAACAAAGCCTTTTTGATTAAGCGTCTGGTCTTTGACCAGGAGCGCGACTAG
- a CDS encoding flagellar basal body-associated FliL family protein: MAEEEKDQNVGDESEQPKKKSKLVLFVIIGLVFALLAGGGYFAYTKFLAPDPAIEQSEVEKEVKEPIGEMFTLEPFVVNLSDPKGKRYLKVTIAIELPGPEVLESAEKAKPKLRDMIIMLLTSLSFEEVMTPEGKIRVRDELFERVNLILRPDRANNIYFTDFVIQ; encoded by the coding sequence ATGGCAGAAGAAGAAAAAGATCAAAACGTAGGCGATGAATCCGAACAGCCCAAAAAGAAAAGTAAACTTGTTCTCTTCGTAATCATTGGCCTTGTGTTCGCCCTGTTAGCCGGTGGCGGTTATTTTGCCTACACAAAGTTTCTTGCCCCTGACCCAGCCATCGAACAGAGTGAGGTTGAAAAAGAGGTAAAGGAGCCCATTGGTGAAATGTTTACACTAGAACCCTTTGTGGTCAATCTCTCCGACCCCAAAGGGAAACGCTATCTTAAAGTAACAATAGCCATTGAACTTCCAGGGCCAGAGGTTCTTGAAAGTGCTGAAAAAGCCAAGCCCAAGCTCAGGGACATGATCATCATGCTCTTGACCAGCCTCTCTTTTGAAGAAGTCATGACTCCTGAAGGCAAGATTCGCGTCCGAGACGAACTCTTTGAGCGCGTCAACCTGATCTTGCGTCCAGACAGAGCCAACAATATCTATTTCACAGACTTTGTCATTCAATAA
- a CDS encoding DUF362 domain-containing protein, giving the protein MKTCTNVALTRCLNYEQEALKDHIDELCGALGFSLCSGDRVLLKPNLVSGAGHQGEAITHPGFVAAVAAWCLDQGARVSVGDSPAFGSALSVMEKFGYTEALKGMPVALINFRKKKRVETETGFRPVIAGEIYEHEYLINLPKVKAHNQLRLTLAVKNYFGVVLSWRKAVAHMQHGDKHFVKLVVDLLDVVPEGISIADGIVAMHKRGPVGGEPFELGVIGASRNPVALETAIMQILAVDPEASPVWLECRLREKVGCNISSLVFPLLKPSALTVQGFQVPEMLSPVRFQVQSFLFNSIRRLF; this is encoded by the coding sequence ATGAAAACATGCACGAACGTCGCTTTAACGAGGTGCCTGAACTATGAACAAGAGGCGCTTAAAGATCATATTGACGAGCTTTGTGGTGCTCTTGGTTTCTCTTTATGCTCAGGAGACCGCGTACTCTTAAAGCCGAACCTGGTTTCTGGTGCCGGGCATCAGGGAGAGGCTATCACACACCCAGGTTTTGTAGCGGCTGTAGCGGCCTGGTGTCTTGATCAGGGTGCGCGTGTGAGTGTTGGTGACTCGCCGGCGTTTGGTTCAGCGCTCAGTGTCATGGAGAAATTTGGCTACACTGAGGCGCTTAAAGGCATGCCGGTTGCCTTGATAAATTTTAGAAAGAAAAAACGGGTTGAAACTGAGACAGGATTTCGTCCGGTAATAGCAGGTGAAATTTATGAGCATGAGTATCTGATTAATCTCCCTAAAGTTAAGGCCCATAATCAATTACGTTTGACTTTGGCGGTGAAGAACTATTTTGGTGTGGTGCTTTCCTGGCGAAAGGCCGTAGCACATATGCAGCATGGCGATAAACATTTTGTGAAGCTGGTTGTTGATTTACTTGATGTTGTGCCGGAGGGAATCAGTATTGCGGACGGGATTGTGGCCATGCACAAGCGTGGGCCTGTGGGGGGAGAACCTTTCGAGTTGGGGGTTATCGGTGCCAGCAGGAATCCTGTTGCTCTTGAAACAGCAATTATGCAGATTCTAGCTGTCGATCCAGAGGCTTCACCTGTGTGGCTGGAGTGCAGGCTCAGGGAAAAGGTTGGCTGTAATATAAGCAGCCTGGTCTTTCCGTTGTTGAAACCGTCAGCTCTGACTGTTCAGGGTTTTCAGGTTCCAGAGATGTTGTCACCCGTTCGGTTTCAGGTGCAGAGTTTCTTATTTAATAGTATAAGAAGGCTTTTTTAA